One genomic segment of Bacteroides caccae includes these proteins:
- a CDS encoding FecR family protein, which produces MKEKKMRNLSEDIMNKYLTGQCSEEEIIEVNAWMKESEENARQLFRMEEIYHLGKFDRYADEQRIAHAEKLLYKKLDEAKGKQAKLLRMHRWMRYAAVIAVILLMGGGAGYWFYHNGADQQLMVAVANEGIVKEVVLPDGTRVWLNNLATLKYPREFSEKERNVYLEGEAYFEVTKNRHKPFTVQSDAMRVRVLGTTFNFKSDKSCRVAEATLIEGEIEVKGNKEEGQIILAPGQRAELNKKSGRLTVKQVDAKLDAVWHDNLIPFQKADIFTITKALERFYDVKIILSPDIRADKTYSGVLRRKSTIDSVLTSLQNSIPIDYKIVGSNIFISPK; this is translated from the coding sequence ATGAAGGAAAAGAAAATGAGAAATCTAAGTGAAGACATAATGAATAAATATTTGACTGGGCAATGCTCGGAAGAAGAAATCATCGAAGTAAATGCTTGGATGAAAGAATCGGAAGAAAATGCCCGTCAACTCTTTCGCATGGAAGAAATTTATCATTTGGGTAAATTCGACCGATATGCCGACGAACAACGGATAGCTCATGCTGAAAAGCTGTTATACAAAAAGTTGGATGAAGCAAAAGGGAAACAGGCCAAACTACTGCGTATGCATCGTTGGATGAGATATGCTGCCGTTATTGCCGTCATTCTTCTTATGGGAGGCGGAGCCGGGTACTGGTTCTATCATAACGGGGCAGACCAGCAATTAATGGTCGCCGTTGCCAACGAAGGTATCGTAAAGGAAGTGGTTCTACCGGACGGTACCAGAGTCTGGCTGAACAACCTTGCGACCTTAAAGTATCCACGCGAGTTTTCTGAAAAAGAACGTAATGTCTATCTGGAAGGAGAAGCCTATTTTGAGGTAACAAAGAACCGTCATAAACCATTTACCGTACAAAGCGACGCTATGCGTGTACGTGTATTGGGAACCACATTCAACTTTAAATCCGATAAGAGTTGCCGGGTAGCGGAAGCAACACTGATTGAAGGTGAAATTGAAGTGAAAGGCAATAAGGAGGAAGGGCAGATTATTCTCGCCCCCGGCCAACGTGCCGAGTTAAACAAAAAAAGTGGACGGTTGACTGTGAAACAGGTGGATGCTAAGTTGGACGCCGTATGGCACGACAACCTGATTCCATTCCAAAAGGCCGATATCTTTACCATTACGAAAGCACTGGAACGTTTTTATGACGTGAAGATTATCCTGTCACCGGACATCCGGGCGGATAAGACTTACTCCGGTGTACTGAGAAGAAAGTCGACGATCGATTCTGTGCTAACGTCATTACAAAACTCTATACCTATTGATTATAAAATTGTAGGAAGCAATATCTTTATTTCCCCGAAATAA
- a CDS encoding GH92 family glycosyl hydrolase, translating to MKRLLIIVCVLACTFFAKAKDRTQYVNPLMGSQSTFELSTGNTYPAIARPWGMNFWTPQTGKMGDGWQYTYTANKIRGFKQTHQPSPWINDYGQFSIMPVVGKPEFNEEKRASWFAHKGEIATPYYYKVYLAEHDIVTEMAPTERAVLFRFTFPENEHSYIIVDAFDKGSYVKVIPEENKIIGYTTRNSGGVPENFKNYFIIEFDKPFTYKATVANGNLQENVTEQTTDHAGAIIGFRTHKGEQVHARIASSFISFEQAAVNMKELGKDNIEQVAKKGKEAWNQVLGKIEVEGGNLDQYRTFYSCLYRSLLFPRKFYELDANGRPIHYSPYNGQVLPGYMYTDTGFWDTFRCLFPLLNLMYPSVNKEMQEGLINTYKESGFFPEWASPGHRGCMVGNNSASVLVDAYMKGVKVDDIKTLYEGLLHGTENVHPEVSSTGRLGHEYYNKLGYVPYDVKINENAARTLEYAYDDWCIYKLAKELKRPKKEINLFAKRAMNYKNLFDKESKLMRGRNEDGTFQSPFSPLKWGDAFTEGNSWHYTWSVFHDPQGLIDLMGGKEMFVTMMDSVFAVPPVFDDSYYGQVIHEIREMTVMNMGNYAHGNQPIQHMIYLYDYAGQPWKAQYWLRQVMDRMYTPGPDGYCGDEDNGQTSAWYVFSALGFYPVCPGTDEYIVGAPLFKKATLHFENGNSLVIDAPNNSKKNFYVNSMNVNGTDYTKNYLRHEELFKGGIIKVDMSNQPNMNRGTKEEDMPYSFSKEQ from the coding sequence ATGAAAAGACTATTAATAATAGTTTGTGTACTTGCTTGCACATTCTTTGCCAAAGCCAAAGACCGGACACAGTATGTCAACCCGCTAATGGGTTCCCAGTCTACTTTCGAATTATCAACAGGTAATACTTATCCGGCCATTGCCCGTCCCTGGGGGATGAACTTCTGGACTCCGCAGACAGGAAAAATGGGTGACGGCTGGCAATACACTTATACCGCTAACAAGATTCGCGGTTTCAAGCAGACGCATCAACCCAGTCCGTGGATTAACGACTACGGACAGTTCTCTATCATGCCCGTAGTAGGCAAACCGGAGTTTAACGAAGAAAAGCGCGCAAGCTGGTTTGCCCACAAAGGGGAGATCGCCACTCCTTATTATTATAAAGTATATCTCGCCGAACATGACATCGTGACGGAAATGGCACCGACGGAACGCGCTGTCCTTTTCCGCTTCACTTTCCCGGAAAATGAACATTCTTATATCATAGTGGACGCTTTCGACAAAGGCTCGTATGTCAAAGTGATTCCGGAGGAAAACAAGATTATCGGCTATACCACCCGCAATAGCGGAGGAGTTCCCGAAAACTTCAAGAATTACTTTATCATCGAGTTCGACAAGCCTTTCACATACAAAGCAACAGTAGCCAATGGCAATCTTCAAGAAAACGTTACCGAACAAACAACTGACCATGCCGGAGCTATTATCGGTTTCCGGACACATAAGGGCGAACAGGTGCACGCAAGGATTGCTTCTTCTTTTATCAGCTTCGAACAGGCGGCTGTCAACATGAAAGAACTGGGCAAGGACAATATCGAGCAAGTAGCCAAGAAAGGAAAAGAAGCATGGAACCAGGTATTAGGAAAAATTGAAGTGGAAGGTGGCAATCTGGATCAATATCGTACATTCTATTCCTGTTTATACCGTTCACTCCTGTTCCCGCGCAAGTTCTACGAACTGGACGCGAACGGCCGGCCGATTCATTACAGTCCATACAACGGACAAGTATTGCCGGGATATATGTATACCGACACAGGTTTTTGGGATACGTTCCGATGTCTGTTCCCGTTACTGAATCTGATGTATCCTTCGGTTAACAAGGAGATGCAGGAAGGGCTTATCAATACATATAAAGAAAGCGGGTTCTTCCCCGAATGGGCAAGTCCGGGACACAGAGGATGTATGGTAGGCAATAATTCGGCTTCTGTTCTGGTAGATGCTTACATGAAAGGCGTGAAAGTGGACGATATAAAAACGCTGTATGAAGGATTGCTGCATGGAACAGAGAATGTACATCCTGAAGTATCTTCAACAGGACGCTTGGGACATGAATATTATAACAAGCTGGGATATGTACCATACGATGTGAAAATCAACGAGAATGCAGCACGTACACTGGAATATGCATACGACGACTGGTGTATCTACAAACTGGCAAAAGAACTGAAACGCCCGAAAAAAGAGATCAATCTTTTTGCAAAGCGTGCCATGAATTACAAAAATCTCTTCGACAAGGAGTCTAAATTAATGCGCGGACGCAATGAAGACGGTACATTCCAGTCACCATTCTCTCCATTGAAATGGGGCGATGCCTTTACAGAAGGAAATAGCTGGCACTACACCTGGTCTGTGTTCCATGATCCGCAAGGACTAATCGACTTAATGGGCGGAAAAGAGATGTTCGTCACTATGATGGACTCCGTTTTTGCTGTACCTCCCGTATTCGATGACAGTTACTACGGACAGGTGATTCATGAAATTCGCGAAATGACCGTTATGAATATGGGTAATTATGCACACGGCAATCAGCCTATCCAGCACATGATTTATTTATATGATTATGCAGGCCAGCCCTGGAAAGCCCAGTACTGGTTGCGCCAAGTCATGGACAGAATGTACACTCCGGGGCCTGACGGTTATTGCGGTGACGAAGACAACGGACAAACTTCCGCCTGGTATGTATTCTCTGCATTAGGTTTCTATCCTGTTTGTCCGGGAACGGATGAATATATCGTAGGCGCTCCTTTATTCAAGAAAGCCACACTTCATTTTGAGAATGGCAACAGTTTGGTGATTGATGCCCCGAACAACAGTAAAAAGAACTTCTATGTCAATTCGATGAACGTAAACGGCACTGACTATACTAAAAATTATCTTCGCCACGAAGAATTATTCAAAGGTGGTATCATCAAAGTAGATATGAGTAATCAACCGAATATGAACAGAGGTACGAAAGAAGAAGATATGCCTTATTCTTTCTCTAAAGAGCAATAA
- a CDS encoding GH92 family glycosyl hydrolase: MKLKTFLIVGCLGGFFALNSCTAPTNEKDYSVFVNPFIGTGGHGHTFPGAVVPHGMIQPSPDTRIDGWDACSGYYYEDSTINGFSHTHVSGTGCCDYGDVLLMPTVGEQRYQTTDPQSQQLAYSSAFSHENETAEPGYYSVFLDTYQVKAEISATKRGAIHRYTFPESSEAGFILDLDYSLQRQTNSDMGIEVISDTEICGHKKTTYWAFDQYINFYAKFSKPFSYTLVTDSITMDNGKRLPVCKVLLHFNTTKDEQVLVKVGISAVDIAGARKNVESEIPGWDFDKVRKNARSAWNQYLSKIDITTPDKDDKTIFYTALYHTAISPNLFTDADGRYLGMDLEVHQGDTINPLYTVFSLWDTFRALHPLMTIIDPDLNNQFINSLIKKHQEGGIYPMWDLGSNYTGTMIGYHAVPVIVDAYMKGYRNFDAKEAYKASLRAAEYDTTGIKCPALVLPHLMPKAKYYKNAIGYIPCDRENESVAKALEYAYDDWCISIFAEAMSDFETKAKYERFAKAYEFYFDKSTRFMRGLDSKGEWRTPFNPRASTHRSDDYCEGTAWQWTWFVPHDVDGLVNLMGGEDAFVQKLDSLFTVDSSLEGEMISSDISGLIGQYAHGNEPSHHVIHLYNYVNRPWRTQELVDSVYQSQYANSTDGLSGNEDCGQMSAWYILNSMGFYQVCPGKPIYSIGRPAFDKAVINLPEEKTFSIVVKNNEKKNKYIESVTLNGQPLNTPFFHHQDIANGGTMEIKMTAQPTKWGVR; this comes from the coding sequence ATGAAACTAAAAACATTCCTAATAGTAGGATGTTTAGGAGGATTCTTCGCACTCAACTCCTGTACAGCTCCCACTAATGAGAAAGATTATAGCGTTTTTGTCAATCCCTTTATCGGTACCGGCGGACACGGGCATACGTTTCCCGGAGCAGTAGTTCCGCACGGAATGATCCAGCCAAGCCCGGATACCCGGATTGATGGCTGGGATGCCTGTTCAGGCTATTATTATGAAGACTCTACCATTAACGGATTCTCACACACGCACGTCAGTGGCACAGGATGTTGTGACTACGGCGACGTACTACTCATGCCGACTGTCGGCGAACAGCGATATCAGACCACTGATCCGCAAAGTCAGCAATTAGCGTATTCCTCCGCCTTCTCGCACGAGAATGAAACGGCAGAACCGGGATATTATTCCGTTTTTCTGGACACTTATCAGGTAAAAGCCGAGATATCGGCTACCAAACGTGGCGCTATCCATCGCTACACCTTCCCCGAAAGTTCCGAAGCCGGATTTATTCTTGACTTGGATTACAGCCTGCAACGGCAGACTAATTCCGACATGGGGATCGAGGTTATCAGCGACACGGAAATCTGCGGACATAAGAAAACAACTTATTGGGCTTTCGACCAATATATTAATTTCTATGCCAAGTTCTCCAAACCGTTCTCTTATACGTTGGTGACCGATTCCATCACTATGGATAACGGTAAGCGGCTTCCTGTCTGCAAAGTTTTATTACACTTTAATACCACCAAAGATGAACAAGTACTGGTTAAAGTAGGTATATCTGCCGTCGACATAGCCGGTGCACGCAAGAATGTAGAATCGGAGATACCCGGCTGGGATTTCGATAAAGTGCGCAAGAATGCACGCTCCGCTTGGAATCAGTATCTGTCAAAGATAGATATTACGACTCCCGACAAGGACGACAAAACGATCTTCTACACCGCTCTATATCATACGGCTATCAGTCCGAACCTGTTCACGGACGCAGATGGACGTTACCTGGGAATGGATCTCGAAGTACATCAGGGAGATACAATCAATCCCCTGTATACTGTATTCTCTTTATGGGACACCTTCCGTGCACTGCATCCGTTAATGACAATTATCGACCCGGATCTGAACAATCAGTTTATCAATTCGCTCATCAAAAAACATCAGGAAGGCGGAATATACCCGATGTGGGATCTGGGCTCCAACTATACCGGTACTATGATTGGTTATCATGCCGTTCCGGTCATCGTGGATGCATATATGAAAGGTTACCGTAATTTTGATGCCAAAGAAGCATACAAAGCATCTCTGCGCGCTGCGGAATATGACACTACCGGTATTAAATGCCCGGCCCTGGTGTTACCCCACCTTATGCCGAAAGCCAAATATTACAAGAACGCAATCGGCTACATTCCTTGTGACCGTGAAAATGAATCGGTAGCCAAAGCGTTGGAATATGCATACGACGACTGGTGTATTTCTATCTTCGCTGAAGCAATGAGCGACTTTGAAACAAAAGCCAAATACGAACGTTTTGCCAAAGCCTACGAGTTTTATTTCGACAAATCTACCCGCTTCATGCGCGGACTGGATTCAAAAGGTGAATGGCGTACCCCGTTCAACCCACGTGCCTCTACTCACCGCAGCGATGATTATTGCGAAGGAACAGCTTGGCAATGGACTTGGTTTGTACCTCACGATGTAGATGGATTGGTTAATCTAATGGGAGGTGAAGACGCTTTTGTACAAAAACTCGACTCACTGTTTACGGTAGATTCATCACTCGAAGGAGAAATGATTTCGTCAGACATCAGCGGCCTTATCGGACAATATGCGCACGGCAATGAACCGAGTCATCACGTCATTCACCTGTACAACTACGTCAACCGCCCGTGGAGAACACAGGAACTGGTAGACAGTGTTTATCAAAGCCAATATGCCAACAGTACAGACGGACTGTCAGGTAATGAAGACTGCGGACAAATGTCTGCCTGGTATATACTCAATTCTATGGGATTCTATCAGGTATGTCCCGGCAAACCGATATATTCTATCGGACGTCCCGCCTTCGACAAGGCAGTTATTAATCTGCCCGAAGAAAAGACATTCAGTATCGTAGTAAAAAACAACGAAAAGAAGAACAAATATATTGAAAGCGTAACACTGAACGGCCAACCGTTGAATACCCCATTCTTCCATCATCAGGATATTGCAAACGGAGGAACAATGGAAATCAAAATGACCGCCCAACCCACGAAATGGGGAGTGAGATAA
- a CDS encoding RNA polymerase sigma-70 factor has protein sequence MNENFDITYKALFRRYYPNLIFYATRLVGEEEAEDVVQDVFVELWKRKDTIEIGDQIQAFLYRAVYTRALNVLKHRNVEDGYCAAMEEINQRRAEFYQPDNNEVIRRIEDRELRKEIYDAINELPDKCKEVFKLSYLHDMKNKEIADVLGVSLRTIEAHMYKALKYLRSRLDPLWIIIVLFLCK, from the coding sequence ATGAACGAAAACTTCGATATTACTTATAAAGCACTGTTCCGCAGATACTATCCCAACCTGATTTTCTACGCCACCCGTCTGGTGGGTGAGGAAGAAGCGGAGGACGTAGTGCAGGATGTATTTGTAGAATTATGGAAGCGGAAAGACACCATAGAGATAGGAGATCAGATCCAAGCCTTTCTCTATCGTGCCGTTTACACCCGTGCTCTCAACGTCCTGAAACATCGCAATGTGGAAGACGGCTACTGCGCCGCCATGGAAGAAATCAACCAAAGGCGTGCCGAATTCTATCAACCGGACAACAACGAAGTGATCCGGAGGATTGAAGACCGGGAACTACGGAAAGAAATCTACGATGCAATCAACGAACTTCCGGACAAGTGCAAAGAAGTTTTCAAACTCAGCTATCTGCATGATATGAAAAACAAAGAGATAGCCGATGTCCTCGGGGTTTCACTACGCACGATAGAAGCACATATGTACAAGGCACTGAAGTACTTACGCAGTCGTCTAGATCCTCTTTGGATCATTATAGTCTTATTTTTGTGCAAGTAA
- a CDS encoding DUF6078 family protein, translated as MEEKIDFAKVPYQYSMCLNRQCPQAGTCLRQLTEQSVPENIEHWIIISPKYLSTVKGGCPHYRSSTKVRYAQGFIGILENLPYKQMQTVILHLMNYLGRRTYYRARKGERLLSPSEQQHILNILRNCGVTTTQEFDAYVEDYDW; from the coding sequence ATGGAAGAAAAAATTGACTTTGCAAAAGTCCCTTATCAATATTCGATGTGCCTTAACCGACAATGCCCCCAAGCAGGTACCTGCCTAAGACAACTTACAGAACAAAGCGTACCGGAAAACATAGAGCACTGGATTATCATCAGTCCCAAATATCTGTCTACCGTGAAAGGCGGCTGTCCCCATTACCGTTCCAGTACAAAAGTACGATACGCCCAAGGATTCATCGGAATCTTAGAGAATCTACCTTATAAACAAATGCAAACCGTTATCCTGCACCTAATGAATTATTTAGGACGCAGAACCTACTATCGTGCCCGTAAAGGCGAACGTTTACTCTCTCCTTCCGAACAACAGCATATACTGAATATCCTCAGAAACTGCGGAGTTACCACCACACAAGAATTTGATGCATACGTTGAAGACTATGACTGGTAA